The window CGTACACCGGGGTCGAGGTGCACGGCAAAACCGTCGGGGTGGTCGGCCTGGGACGGATCGGCGTCCTGTTCGCGCAGCGCATGGCGGCTTTCGGGGTACGGCTGATCGCGTACGACCCGTACGTGCAGCCGGCCCGCGCGGCCCAACTGGGCGTGCACCTGGCCGGCCTCGACGAGCTTCTGCGCGAGAGCGACTTCATCTCGGTGCACCTTCCCCGTACCCCCGAGACCGTGGGTTTGATCGGAGAGAAGGAACTGAACCTGGTCAAGCCGGGGGTGCGCATCGTCAACGCGGCCCGGGGTGGGCTGGTCGACGAACGCGCGCTCGCCGAGGCACTGGCCGACGGGCGGGTGGCCGGTGCCGGACTCGATGTGTTCGAGACCGAACCGCTCACGTCCTCGCCGCTGTTCGCCCTGGACAACGTGGTGGTGACGCCGCACCTGGGTGCGTCCACGGTGGAGGCTCAGGACAAGGCCGGCCTGGCGGTGGCCCGCAGTGTGCGGCTGGCCCTACGCGGCGAGTTCGTGCCGGACGCGGTGAACGTGCGGGCCGGCGGCCCGCTCGACGAGGACGTGCGGCCGCTGCTGCCGCTGGCCGAGAAACTAGGCCGGGTCCTCACCGCGGTGGCCGGGCATCTGCCCGAGCGGGTGACCGTCGAGGTGCACGGCACCGCCGCCGGCCACGACGTCTCGGTTCTGGAGTTGGCCGTCCTGAAGGGACTGTTCGCCCCGGTGGTGAGCGAGCCGGTGACGTACGTGAACGCGTCCCGCCTGGCCGCCGAGCGTGGGGTCACAGTGCAGATGTCGGCCGTCGAGGAGTCCGGTGACCTGCTCCGGGTCCGTGGCGCTCTGCCCGACGGCCGGGCGGTGAGTGTCGCCGGGCGAGATGCCGCCAAGCTCGTCGAACTGGACGACTTCGACCTGGATCTGACCCCGGACGGAGTGCTGCTGTTCCTGCGGTACACCGATCGCCCGGGCGTGGTCGGCCGGATCGGCACCATGCTCGGCGAGGTCGGCGTGAACATCGCCGCCATGCAGGTCGCCCGCCGGGCCGCCGGTGGCGAGGCGCTGATGACCCTGACCGTGGACTCGCCTGTCGAACCGGACCTGCTGGCCCGGGTGGCCGCCGGGATCGGCTCGTCCCGCGCCGCCCTGGTCGATCTGCGAGCCGACTAGTACGCCCGGTATACCGAGCCGTCCTGCAGGTCGAGCAGGTCGAGATGGAACTGCGCGGCGTACTTCTCGATCATCTCGAGCACCACGTCGGCGCAGTTCTCGTCGAGTCGCATGTGGATGTGGTCGGCCTCGGCGTGCAGCGGAGCACTGGCCCATGGCGACCCGGGCTCCGCAGCACGTGGCCCGCGGTCCGGGTAGTGGCTGGTCACGGCGTCGTAGAAGGCGACGACGCGGGGGTCGGCGGCGCGCTGTGGATGATCACCGCGGAAGCAGCGCGCGTTCGCGGCCCGGACCGCGTCCTGATCCGCCGTCCGGTCCATGGCCCACACCACAAGGTCGAAACTCACCGGCGCATGGTGCCATCACCGGTGCCCTGCGTCATCAACCGGCCGTCCGACACGCGGATACGACAATGCCGGTGGGCGGCATGCTCGCCACCCACCGGCATTCATCGATCAGCCGGTGATGCTGATGTCGTCGATGTAGGCGCGGAACGCACCGGTCTCGGCCGCCTGGTCGTAGGCGACGTCGAGTCGCGTGACCGCCCGCCCGTTGAACAGCTTGCCGAGCGGGACGGTGACCTGGTTCCACTCGTTGGCCTTGAGCTTGCCGCACTGCTGGGCCGGGTGCGCCCGGTTGCCGTTCTGGTCGACGGCACCGGAGTCACGCAGGTTGGCGCCGTTGCTGAAGATCAGGTCCACGGCCACGCACGAGCTGTCACTCGGCAGCCAGTCGCCGGCGGACGGGAAGATCCAGTAGGACAGCACGGTGTTCTCGCCGACCATGACGCGGTCCAGGTTCATCGTCTGGAAGTACGCGTACGAGCGGGTCGCGTTCCGGTCGTTGCCGACGATCTGCAGCGCGTTGGTGCCGGTCCGGGCCTTCGTCGTGGAGAGGGCGGCCTCCGGAGCCTTCGCCAGGCAGGCGTCGTACGTCGCCTTGGCCTTGGCGTGGGCGGCCTTGGCGTCGGTGATCGCCTTCCGGGCGGCCGGAAGCTTGGCCGTGAGCCGCGCCTTCTCCGCTGCCGTGGTGGCGGCCGAGATCTCCATCTGCAGGAACGTCAGGTCCGCCTCGGCCTTGTTGACCTGCGCGTTGGCTGTGGTCACCTGGGCACTCAGCAGGCGCGACTGCATGGGCAGACAGTTGTCGACGTTCACCGGGCTACCGGGAACCGCGGTGTTCGTCCAGGTCAGTCCCACCTCGCCGGCCTCGAACCCGGTGATCAGGTCGAGGTCGAACTGTCCGACCCGGAGGAACTGGTCCAGCTCGGTGGCGCTACCGGCGAGCGCCTTGCGGGTGGCGTGCGCCAGGTTGTGGTGGCCGTTCTTGGTGGCTTCCGCGACGATGGCGTCGGCCTTGGCCACGTCGGCCTCGTACTTCTTGCGGATGGCGGCCTGGCGGTCGGCCTCGCGGGCCTCGTGGATGCCGGTGTGGATGTAGGCGTTCCAGTCGGCGGGCTCGCGACTGAGGACGGCACGCTCGGCGGCGCCGCGGACTTCGGTGCCCTGGGCGGCGTTCTCCCAGATGTAGGTGATGAAGTCACGGTCGCTGGCGGCGAGC of the Actinoplanes sichuanensis genome contains:
- the serA gene encoding phosphoglycerate dehydrogenase, with translation MSPVVLVTEELAAAALDVLAEDFEIREIDGTNRAALLGALPDSHAVIIRSATTIDAEALSVADRLKVVARAGVGLDNVDIPAATARGVLVVNAPTSNIVSAAEQAVALLLAVARHTAAASAALKAGAWRRSAYTGVEVHGKTVGVVGLGRIGVLFAQRMAAFGVRLIAYDPYVQPARAAQLGVHLAGLDELLRESDFISVHLPRTPETVGLIGEKELNLVKPGVRIVNAARGGLVDERALAEALADGRVAGAGLDVFETEPLTSSPLFALDNVVVTPHLGASTVEAQDKAGLAVARSVRLALRGEFVPDAVNVRAGGPLDEDVRPLLPLAEKLGRVLTAVAGHLPERVTVEVHGTAAGHDVSVLELAVLKGLFAPVVSEPVTYVNASRLAAERGVTVQMSAVEESGDLLRVRGALPDGRAVSVAGRDAAKLVELDDFDLDLTPDGVLLFLRYTDRPGVVGRIGTMLGEVGVNIAAMQVARRAAGGEALMTLTVDSPVEPDLLARVAAGIGSSRAALVDLRAD